The following nucleotide sequence is from Firmicutes bacterium ASF500.
AGGCCGGTTGACGGCGGCGGGCCGGGTCGTCCCGCCCTACGACAGGAATTGGAGGAATCTGGATGAAGCGACTTTATATCGCGTTGGCTCTGCTGGCGCTCCTTCTGGGGGCCAGCTTAGCCAACGCCTGGTATGCCCAATCCCTCACCGGGGACATGACGGACCGGCTGAGGCAGGCCCAGTCGCTGGCGGAGGGGGAGAACTGGGATCAGGCGGAGGCGGTGACCCGGCAGGTCTATGAGGACTGGCAGGACCACCACTTCTACCTCCACACCTTCATGCGACACAGCGACACCGACCAGGTCCTCCGGGCCTTCCGTCAGGTGCTGGAGTACCTGCGCCTCCAGGAGCCCGACCAGTACAACGCCGCCAACGCCGACCTCGTGGCCCAGCTGGAGCTTCTGGCCGAGATGGAGCAGGCGTCGGTGGTGAACGTCCTGTAAAAAACAGCGCCTGAGCCCCGGAAAAGGGGGGCTCAGGCGCTGTTTGTCATACCAGCTCGGGGCCCTTGGAGATGGACATCTTGAGGAGCACGGGGGTCAGAAGAGCGGAGGCGATGACGGCCAGGACGATGGCGGGGAGGATAGCGGGGTCGATCATCCCCGCGCTGATGCCCCGCTGGGCCACCATCAGGGCCACCTCGCTCCGGGCCACCATGCCGATGCCCACCACCAGGGACTGATGACGGGTCATGCGGCAGGCCAGTCCGCCCAGGCCGCAGCCCACCACCTTGGACAGCACGGCGGCCAGCACCAGAAGCAGGGCGAAGACCAGAATGCTGGAGTTCATGTCCCGCAGGTTAGTCTTCATGCCTACGCCGGCAAAGAACACCGGGGTAAACACCATATAGGAGGTGATGGTGAACTTCTTAGCCACAAATTTCCGGGCCTTGGTCACGTTGCACAGGATCAGTCCGGCGAAGTATGCGCCGGTGATATCGGCCACGCCGAACCACTCCTCGGAGCAGTAGGCCATGAGCAGGCAGAAGGCCAGCGACCACACCGCCACCCGGCGGCTGTGCCAGTGCTCCTCGGCCACATAGGTAAAGATCCGGCGGACCACCAGGCCCACGCCCAGCACAAAGACGAAAAACAGCACGATATGGACCATCACCATCACCGGATCGGAGTCCCCGGAGCTGAACGCGCTGAGGATGGACAGGACTACAATGCCGATGATGTCGTCAATGAGGGCGGCGCTGAGCAGGGTGGTGCCCGTCTTTGTTTTCAGCTTGCCCATCTCGTTGAGGGTCTCCACCGTGATGGACACCGAGGTGGCCGAGAAGACCGAGCCCATAAAGGCAGATTTCAGCAGGTTATAGGCGGTGAACTCCCCGCCGCAGAAGAAAAAGAGGTACAGCCCGCCGCACAGGAACAGGGGGACGAACACCCCCAGCACGGCGATGACGCTGGCCTGGAGGCCGGTCTCTTTCAGCTCTTTCATGTCGGTGTCGATACCGGCGGTGAACATGAGCATAATGACGCCGATCTCCGCCGTCTTAATCAGAAAGTCAGTGCTTTCCAGCACGCCGAGGCCGCTGGGACCCATGATGATGCCCGCCAGCAGAGCGCCCACCACCTGGGGCAGGTGGACGTGCTCGGTGAGCAGTCCGAAGACCTTTGTGGACAGCAAAATAATTGCCAGCAGCAAGAGATATGTATAGGATTCCATTTCATTCTCCCTCCAGAATAATAGCCCGGGTTCTCCGGGCGTCCCTGTATTATAGCACCGTGATGGGGGAAGTCAATGGGCAAAACAGCGGGAAACCCCGAAGGGCTCCCGCGGTTTTTGGGAAAACCGTCGAATCGGCTGAAATTCATCCGCCCAGCGCCTCCAGCGCTCTGTGATAGACATCCAGATCGGCGGCCCAGTCCAGGTCATTCCGGTCGGTTTTCAGGCTGGGACAGCGCTGGGTCAGGATACCGGCAAAGTACTGGGTGAAGCGGGAGGCCCCCAGGGCGTCCAGGTGGTGCTCGTCGTAAAACATGCTCTCATTCAGGCCGATGGCGGCGTAGTCCTCGTTGAAGTCATGAAAGGGGAGGCCGTGCCGCTCCGCCATGGCCTCCACCGTGTTCAGCAAGGCCTTCTCCTCCAGCTCCAGGTTGGAGGGGCTCTTCACCAGCCACAGGGCGACGCCCTCCTCCCGGCACAGCTTGATGATCTCCTCCAGCCAGTACTGGTTTTTCTCCAAAAGG
It contains:
- the gerN_1 gene encoding Na(+)/H(+)-K(+) antiporter GerN, giving the protein MESYTYLLLLAIILLSTKVFGLLTEHVHLPQVVGALLAGIIMGPSGLGVLESTDFLIKTAEIGVIMLMFTAGIDTDMKELKETGLQASVIAVLGVFVPLFLCGGLYLFFFCGGEFTAYNLLKSAFMGSVFSATSVSITVETLNEMGKLKTKTGTTLLSAALIDDIIGIVVLSILSAFSSGDSDPVMVMVHIVLFFVFVLGVGLVVRRIFTYVAEEHWHSRRVAVWSLAFCLLMAYCSEEWFGVADITGAYFAGLILCNVTKARKFVAKKFTITSYMVFTPVFFAGVGMKTNLRDMNSSILVFALLLVLAAVLSKVVGCGLGGLACRMTRHQSLVVGIGMVARSEVALMVAQRGISAGMIDPAILPAIVLAVIASALLTPVLLKMSISKGPELV